From a region of the Lactuca sativa cultivar Salinas chromosome 4, Lsat_Salinas_v11, whole genome shotgun sequence genome:
- the LOC128133759 gene encoding G-patch domain-containing protein 1-like: protein MLLLLPKEELEDEASPITASIKCRGSRESSTTIQDVETPSTATILLYWVTKMHVDGFRFDPASIMTRGSRWASICLLPAKWCIKTKKKTIFLISQYLLVAEYEKEISPDWWGNKFGFVSGGLLGAQSKRKKSNSTAEITQISNKRTAFYEEDQENLYKLVQDKAASGKQGLGIKDRPRKIAGVRFQGTKMSFSDSEREESELKDDHSLKKQKIDDVSESKVKLKKLCRKLLSQVPEKSLKLKKLKALIDENSSIFSNFSSKKDSLEFLRQKLERSEKFIVEGKRVSLSSK from the exons ATGCTGCTGCTTCTGCCAAAGGAAGAGTTGGAAGATGAAGCTTCACCTATAACAGCTTCCATAAAATGTAGGGGCTCAAG GGAGAGTTCTACAACTATTCAGGATGTGGAAACACCTTCAACTGCAACCATCCTATT ATATTGGGTAACAAAGATGCATGTCGATGGATTTCGGTTTGATCCCGCCTCTATCATGACAAGAGGCAGCAG GTGGGCATCTATTTGCCTG TTGCCTGCAAAA TGGTGtattaaaactaaaaagaaaaccaTATTTTTAATATCTCAATACTTGTTAGTAGCTGAATATGAAAAAGAAATATCTCCAGACTGGTGGGGTAACAAATTTGGATTTGTGTCTGGAGGATTACTTGGAGCACAATCCAAGAGAAAGAAGTCTAACAGCACAGCGGAAATCACTCAAATTAGTAACAAAAGGACTGCATTTTATGAAGAGGATCAAGAGAATCTTTACAAACTTGTACAA GATAAAGCAGCTTCTGGAAAACAGGGACTTGGTATAAAGGATCGCCCAAGGAAAATAGCAGGGGTTCGCTTTCAAGGGACAAAAATGTCTTTTAGCGACAGTGAGAGGGAGGAGTCTGAGTTGAAAGATGATCAttctttaaaaaaacaaaaaattgatgATGTGTCGGAATCAAAAGTGAAGCTAAAGAAACTCTGTAGAAAGCTTCTTAGCCAAGTACCTGAGAAATCATTGAAGCTTAAAAAACTCAAAGCTCTAATCGATGAAAACTCTTCAATTTTTTCCAATTTCTCTTCAAAGAAGGATTCTCTTGAATTTTTGAGACAGaag CTTGAACGCAGTGAAAAGTTTATTGTGGAAGGGAAGAGAGTTAGTCTCTCATCAAAATGA